The following proteins are co-located in the Pomacea canaliculata isolate SZHN2017 linkage group LG8, ASM307304v1, whole genome shotgun sequence genome:
- the LOC112569891 gene encoding egl nine homolog 1-like: protein MAAQCETAECKLCGATTGLKRCSRCKKFFYCSRDHQSKDWHDHKKLCSTDGKMYHRNRERQKYHSGEADEKSVVSGVGNHEVFQDGKKSGLVSFYQEQASAASVDVQEPEVEGLPFDTNPFKETHFQTPIDGFSSESVGKFVRHHLNDSGFCVVDGLFTTDEIDKIVGEIRQMDLNGELKTGQVEGGRTSGEDAEKSTKLGIRNDRIHWFDDNLDSIRAPGVSSAIKKMDDIIFQTTSGLPYRMEGRTKVMVACYPGKGSYYRRHIDNPNKDGRRITCILYLNKGWNVEQDGGLLRIFPEGGSYIDVVPIANRLLFFWSDKRNPHEVQPAYRTRYALTVWYFDGDERAIAKKEQSEMYLQDLTAKTALLEVTIKKTEKEILEKNMETKSLSAVGSLSDDEVNVLKMLVETHEDPKALLTSMGIASSIQKALLARLYKTED from the exons ATGGCGGCACAATGCGAAACGGCAGAATGCAAACTATGCGGTGCCACCACAGGCTTGAAAAGATGCAGTCGttgtaagaaatttttttactgtAGCAGAGATCACCAATCAAAGGACTGGCACGATCACAAGAAGCTATGCTCCACTGATGGTAAAATGTATCATAGAAACAGAGAGCGGCAAAAATATCATTCTGGTGAAGCAGACGAAAAATCTGTTGTAAGTGGCGTCGGTAACCATGAAGTATTTCAAGACGGAAAGAAGTCGGGGTTAGTTTCTTTTTATCAAGAACAAGCATCTGCGGCTTCTGTAGATGTTCAGGAACCTGAAGTTGAAGGACTACCTTTTGACACGAATCCATTTAAGGAAACGCATTTCCAAACGCCGATCGATGGCTTCTCAAGTGAGAGTGTCGGAAAATTTGTGCGACATCATCTTAACGATAGCGGATTTTGTGTAGTCGATGGGCTCTTCACCACGGATGAAATCGATAAAATAGTAGGAGAGATACGTCAAATGGACCTAAATG GGGAACTTAAAACAGGGCAAGTGGAAGGTGGGCGCACCAGTGGAGAAGATGCAGAGAAGAGCACTAAACTCGGCATTCGCAATGATCGCATACACTGGTTTGATGACAACTTGGACTCTATTAGAGCACCAGGTGTCAGCTCAGCCATCAAGAAAATGGATGACATCATTTTTCAAACAACTTCTGGTTTGCCATATCGCATGGAAGGTCGCACAAAG GTTATGGTTGCTTGCTACCCAGGAAAGGGAAGCTACTATAGACGGCATATTGACAACCCCAATAAAGATGGCAGGCGTATCACTTGTATCTTGTATTTAAATAAAGGCTGGAATGTGGAG CAAGATGGAGGTTTACTAAGGATTTTTCCTGAGGGTGGTTCCTACATAGATGTTGTGCCAATTGCTAATAGACTACTGTTTTTCTGGTCAGACAAACGTAATCCCCATGAAGTGCAACCTGCTTACAGAACACG GTATGCACTAACAGTCTGGTACTTTGATGGTGATGAAAGAGCCATTGCAAAGAAGGAGCAAAGTGAAATGT ATCTCCAAGATCTTACAGCAAAAACTGCTCTTCTAGAAGTGACaattaaaaagacagaaaag GAAATCTTGGAAAAAAACATGGAGACCAAGTCTTTAAGTGCAGTTGGATCATTATCTGATGATGAAGTAAAT GTGCTGAAGATGTTGGTGGAGACCCACGAAGACCCCAAGGCCCTGCTGACATCCATGGGAATCGCATCCAGCATCCAGAAAGCTCTGTTGGCACGCCTTTACAAAACAGAAGATTGA